One stretch of Priestia megaterium DNA includes these proteins:
- a CDS encoding YjcZ family sporulation protein, which yields MSSYGGAGSGFALLVVLFILLVIIGCSCYGRGFGY from the coding sequence ATGTCTAGTTATGGTGGAGCTGGTTCTGGTTTTGCTTTATTAGTTGTCCTGTTTATTCTTCTTGTCATTATTGGATGCAGCTGTTACGGCCGCGGATTTGGCTATTAA